The bacterium region ATCCCCCGCGCTGCTGCGCGCGGGCGATCTCGGCGAGGGCGTTCCGTTCCCCGACGCTCATCCGCTCCGGGGTCCCGCCGGGCTGCGCCGGAGGATCCTCGACGGCGGCCGTCCCGCCGCCCCGCTCCTCGGCCTTGCGCCCATGAAACAGCGGCCAGATGTGGTGCATCGATGAATCCCCCCGTTCCCGCACGATCGCCAACGTGCCGAAGAAACCGGCCTCTGCGTGGCCTTCCGAGACTAGCCCGCGCTCGATCGCCAACGTGCCCGAGACGCCGTTCCCGCGGATCGCGCGGCGCCGGCGCGCCCCGCGCCCTCTCCGGAAGAACGCCGGATCCCCCCGGCGGTTCCCGAGAACCTGCGTCCGACTGATCCGCCGCGGTCCGGCGCCTCCCGGACCATCCCCAGCCACGACGGCGCCCAACGAGGCGCCCCCGTCGCGTCGTTCGGTCCCGTCGTGGGTCGCGGCGCCGCTCCGCCGCAAGCCGCCCCGGCGAGCTCTTTGTACCGCAACCGCGCGGCGGCGTCGACGGCCTCGGCGGCTCATATCGTGCCGAAGACGCGTCGCCTCGCCCGGCGCGGCGCCCGCTTTTCATTTTCATCTTCGGGGCCGTCCGGATCGGTTCGCGCGGCCGGCGGGCGCCGAGACGCGTCGCGCCGGTTCCGCCGACCGGACGCGCGCCGAAACCTCAGCGCCGGGCGCCGGGCGCCGCGGCTGCGGGACGATCCAGCCGCCACCGCGTCCGGCCGTCCGCCGCCCCGACCGGCGCGAAGCCGTTCTTCTCCAGCGTGCGGCGCGAGGGTGCGTTGTCCGTCTCCGTTTCGGCCACGACCGCGCGCACGCCGGGCCGCGCGAGCGCCCAGGCGCAGAGCGCGCCCAGCGCCTCGCTCATGAAGCCGCGGTTGCGGAACTCGTCGTACGTGCCGTAGCCGACCTCGACCTCGCCGTCGCCGTTCGGCGGTCCCTTGAAGCACAGGTCGCCCACCGCCCGCCCCGCGTCCCGCTCGACGATCGTCCAGAGCGTCGCGAACGGCGCGTTCGCCGGGTCGGCGAGCATCGCCGGCAGGATGTCGTCGCGGAACGCCTCGACCAGTTCATCGGGGATCGGCCGCGCGCGCGGAACGAGCCCGAGCGACCTCTCCAGCGAACCGTCGGCGCGGAGATAGAGGCCGAGCTGCTCGTAGGTCAGCGGGAACAGCGACAGCCGCGCCGTTTCGAGCCTCATCGTTTGCTCCGTCCTGCGCCCCGTCGGCCCGCGGCCGCGTGTCCCCTGTCCGCGCCGCGGCGATGCGCGTTCTCGCTGTCGCGGCCGTCCCGCTCAGCGCCAGTCGTCGATCACGAACGCGTCGGGGCGGTTGAAACCGACCTTGCCGTCGAGGTGCATCGCGATCCCCTGGACGAACGGCCGCAGGCCGAAGGCGCGCAGCGCGAGGAAGGCGTCGCGCCGCGACGCGCTGCTTCCGGCGACGAGGCGCGCGACGCCGCGGCGGCGCGCCAGCGCCTCGCAGGCGGCGAGCAGGCGGGTCAACGTTTCCGCGCCCTGCGCGCCCGGCGCCGCGGCGCCGAACTTCACGTAGAGAGTTCCCGATCCCGCCTCGCTCTTCGGGCCGACGTGGCAGACGGCCAGCGCCGCGACCCGCGAGCCGTCGAGCAGCAGCACCGTGTCCCCCATCCGCTGC contains the following coding sequences:
- a CDS encoding GNAT family N-acetyltransferase; this translates as MRLETARLSLFPLTYEQLGLYLRADGSLERSLGLVPRARPIPDELVEAFRDDILPAMLADPANAPFATLWTIVERDAGRAVGDLCFKGPPNGDGEVEVGYGTYDEFRNRGFMSEALGALCAWALARPGVRAVVAETETDNAPSRRTLEKNGFAPVGAADGRTRWRLDRPAAAAPGARR